One Arvicanthis niloticus isolate mArvNil1 chromosome X, mArvNil1.pat.X, whole genome shotgun sequence genomic window, aaatatatttatgtggcACTTAGTGTATGTAGATTCCTGTAAAGTAGAGGGGACagaaaagtgaaaaaagaaattttaaaggaGTAGGAAAGGTGACAGAACATATctgatatgaaaataaaagggGGAGGGATACTGAAGATGAAAATGTTAAGGTTGGGatagatgtggagaaagagagagcaaggaagacagcacaaaaaccaaacacacaaaaacccaacaacaaaaacccaagtgtGTATAAAAATGCCATGGAGAAATAAGCTGCATTGcatgctaaaataaaaaaaaaaatcaaccccaTTAAACAATCCAAGACTATACTTAATTTAATTTTCCTTCAGTATCCTAAACAGTCTCACATTACTTTGGACTATTCAAACATTTAGATTCCAGAGCTTCTCCTTCACAGAAGCACACAGATGAGAAAATCTGGAAGTTTCTGACATATTAAAGTAAAATCAGATGAAAAATAtttggtattttttattttgttcagtaACATTTAAACACCCATTCCTTCAGCAACCAAGAAACAGTACAACCAAGAGACTGATATGGAGCATACAGCATTGAAACGCTAAAGTTTAAGTTCAAAATAACAATTACTAAAACCAGGAAACGTTTTTGACTTTTCTTGTATCTGGTAACATGTTAGGATTCATGACTTCTTCCTCGTCCCCGCTTGACAACAGCCACAAACTCCAGGCGCTGAATGTTTCTCATCACCAGGGAGAGCTGGTCAAGGAAAGTGTTGATGGAAATTTGGAAGAGGACAGGGTCTTCAGTAGTCCACCTACTAAAATTGAGAAAGTGACACCATCAGGGAAATGATGAGGGGTCTGTTTAGGTCCACCACCCAATGCCTTCCTGCTTACATATAATTCACCAGTGTCTCCCTTAGGGCACCACTAGAGTGCACACTACCTCCCAAACCCGAGGCCCACCCCCCTCCAGACTTGCAATACTGACACAGCCAGGATACTGTCATTTGCTGTGAACTCCTGCTGAACCATCACTTGCTGGCGATGAGCATTGGCGACCAGGGATCTGCGGGCCATGTCTGCCTCCACTGCAGTCCGGAAAGGCACTGTTACAGAGCTGGGAGGAGATAATGTTAAGGCATCATCCACTGCCTACACTATACCTTTGCCTGGATATACCTACTAGGCCTGCCTGGCAATGAACCCTCCTGCAATCCAAGCCCAGTTACCTCCTACCTCCCCAGTGGTTCTGGTCTTGTTCTACACTCTTCAGCCCTCTCAGATAAGGAGTCTCCTTGTCCTGCTTACACTgcatctgtctgtccttccccTAGTCAGTTGTGCACCAAAAGCCTTCCATGGAAGTTTTAACCTCCTCATCTTCCCATAGCCCCTGCCAAGGGTCTTCCAGGAAAGGATACAACTCCAGGAGTCGACTTGCAGTTGTTGATGCAGTATCTCCCCTGGGTCCAGGGAGAAGTGGTGCCTGCTCCTGGGCAATGACAGCTGCCTCTTCAGTTGACACTCCAGACCCTACAGCACTCCCTGGGCTGGAGCTGCCTGGAGCAGCTGGGGTCCCAGGAGCAGCCAGCCTCCCAGAATCTTGTGGGCAACTCTGAGGGAAGTTGCCATGGTCACCTTCAGTTGCTGAATTTTGAGAGCTAGCCTGGGCATTGGGAGCTTGAGGCCTCCTTTGGCTATCCTTACCTTCTTCAACCCTTGTTCTCCCATCTAAGCCCTCAACAGGCTCCTGCATGACTACTCCCCTCAGCGCCCCAATCCCATCACTAACACAATTGTACCACTCTCAATTTGACTAAGAAAAGGAAGTTCTTGTGTCAAACGCAGCGGGTTTATACATGGAATGGTAAGTGAGGCCCACTGCGCATGAGCAAACAAGATCTCGCGAGGGTTCGTTCCCTTTAACCCAGCGTTCTGTCTGGACTCTCTGgggaggggtaggggtaggggtaggggtgggggtggggggcgttgAGTATCTCTGAGAGCCAGAAAAGCACAGCTGTTTCACACAGCTCCTTCTCAGGGGACTTGTATAGGTTGTATACAAGAGGGAAGTGTTAAAACGTTTGTTAACTTAGAAAATAAGGCTAGGCTACTCAACTTCATCtcaatctgttgcctgcctatcGATCCCAttcctttaactgggctgccatgtgtggcttcagtgggagaggatatgcctactTTTCAGTGACTTGATTTGTCAGGGTGAGGTACTATCCATTGGGGGATCTCCCctttcagagacagagagggcTCTGTGACAGGGAATGATGGGGAGGGGTACTAggaacaggatgtaaagtgagtaaattaataaagaaaaaaagaaaaaaaattcctgaagtGGAAGCCgaaggtttctttggaaagtcaattgtgtcagatgatgttttgctggagtaaATATGTGAAGTAATGTtatcctgaagcagacacaggtgaaaggatgttctgctaaagcaagcatgatGAAGGATCCTTTGTTAACGAcgtgcatgtattggtctgccttccactgcatagttgagctcctattgtcaggactccatagagagaaatgcacttCTGGTGCTAgctggtggcttcttgctgcttccttggaCTCTGGCCAATTGGCAGAGTAATGTCAGCTGATACAGTCATATGgggttttgctaagacagactcatgtgctgaggcaagacacatggtgaGGCAAGATTTGTGGAGGACACAcaatgtttggagggagtataaataggactcaacagtcTCTGAGAGGGGCTTGCTGCTAGAGGTAGATGtgcaatgcttcttggtctcCAGTCTTtgcttatctttgttttgttgagaggagcacagctgagaacttctcttgGTATTCCTGGGAATCTGAATCTCTCCTGCTGATTCATGCTGatttggcagaggcctggctgttcctgttaggttgagccaccactgctgctaTCACAACaatactgaactggactgctggtgtattcctgaagtgtttgtgagtagaTAGAGCTGTCACTATTAATCTGTGTACTGAACTGATGATTTCCTGAAAACAGTACCGATCATTACCCTTGTCACCTctccacagaaaaagaaacaagccaGGGAGGATGGCCAGTCTCTCCTCACCACATCAACCACCCTCCTTGTCGTCTCCCTGAGCTCATGTCCTGCCCCTTCCCTCCGGACCTGCTGCAGGAAGCCCTGCCACTAGGGAAACTGACACAGCAGAGGATCCGTTCCAAGCTGAGAGCACCACTCACACTGAGGTGTTCTTCTTGGTCCCTTGTGCTGTCCACTTCATCCAACCACTTCTGGTGCAGGGACTCAAACCTTTCACAGTACAAGGACTTGAGCTCCTGCCTGTAAAAGACAGTACAGATTACACAGCATGGTCACACTGGGTGAGGGTAAGCCAATGAGACACACTCATCTTTTTGAAACAGGTGCTAGGAGCAAAAGAGAAAGGGGCAATGAATTACACTGACTCATTAGAGGCAGAAATGTGACTCTCATTCTAGAAGAATTTTGTCTTAAGCTGCTACCAGAGACATCATTTCACATGTCTTCCCCCTCGAACACTCAGGATGCATTCGTGCATACCTCTCCCAAGATTGCATTTCTGGCTTAAAATTAGActcatcttcccttccccttaTGGAGTAACCTATAATTTCTAAGAGCCTAAGTCCATGTCCTGAAGGCGACATACCCTGTGGTGTTTTACAGACAAAAAAGTGTGCACAGAACCCTTTCCCCATGCGGGACTTACAAAAGAGAGCTCTGGTGACATCTCCTAATAGGTACAGTTTTGTAGACCATAGAGGACTGGCCTCCCTTACAAGAAGTTACCTGTACTGTTACCCGATAGGGGAGAAACAGCTGTCTTGCCAGTCTCACAGCTAACACATCTGAGTTCCATAAAAGGGGGTTTCCCCTTGGTTATGAATAGGACCAGGCCATAGAGAAAAAGGCGCTGCTCCAGAGGTCCCATCAGTTATTCCACTCTGGACATGATTAAGATGGCAGACAGGAgtgacttgggaggaagagtaaaggcTGTGTACAGATGGTCACAATGTTACCTTGACTTCTGCTGAGCTTTCCAAATACCCTGGAGGTTTTCATTCAGGCTTCTGAAAGAGGCATTTACATCCTTTTCAAACTGCTTCCTCTTTTCCACAAGAAACCTGGTAACATCACCTGTGTGAGAAGGGAAAAGGTATCACTCTAAATCAAATATCCAGAGGAGAAGAACTTGTTCATCCCAGGCACACTGCCTACAGGAAAATATGAATAACTATGCATccgttgtcttttttttttttttttaagacagggtctcttgtagcctaagctggtctcaaacttgctatgtaactgagGCCAACCTCAAGTTCCTGATTCTGTCTCTACTTTCTAAGCGCTAGGACAACAGGCATGGGGCATCCTGCTTGACTAAAGAATGCCACTGACAAACAATTTTCTGGACACGTCAAAACCCAAGCAGTTCCTCTGCACCAGAAAGATCAATGTGGTCAGACTTCCTTGCTTGTATGAAGAGACTCTACATGCCTGCTAAGAATTGATGATGGATCTCTAGTAATGCTGTCTTGGTCCACCTACACAAGTGAATAAAACCTGCCTTGGTTGGAGGGGCATGTGGTACACCGGCATTGTTACCGTGAACGACAGAAAACAAGCTAGTGTGGCATGCACGACATGTACAAGCTATCTCACTTTTCTTTCCGGTGCTGCCTTCGGAGTTCCCTGACAGGCCCCTAAATATCTACAGACGAAAGGGTATTTAATAAGCTCTCCTTTGGCAGGAGTTCCTGGAGGAGAGCAACTCTGGAAAGCCAGaaaaatgacttgaatcagaaCCTGAAAAACAGCTGTTGAAATCTGACATACCCCTCCTGCAGTAAGTTAAAGAGCAGAGATTTATCTGCTTGCCTATCATCTCTAGTGACACTCCTCAGTGATGCAGGAAGCAAGAAGCAGGAATCTCTCCCCTCAGCCTGGGTGACAGCTATAACATTTCCCCTGCTCACAGCAGCATCTTAAAAGTTAAGGTAAAGGTAACCCCTGAAGGCCAAATACAACTTCCTCTTCAGAAACATCCTCTGAGCCACAGAACTGTTCCAGAGTTCTGCTGTCTCTCAGTGACCCCATTCTCACTGTGCAGAAGTCGGAGGGTTGGAAAGAAAGTTCTGGGACTACCAAGTCCTGCTCAAACCTACCTTCGAAATCCTGCATCCTCTTCTGAACAGGCTCCCTGGGGGGAAAATAACCCAGACTCCTTAACTGAGGACAAGCATCCTAAGTTCGCtttgaaggaaaaggagaggcatGCTGTTTCGCAGAGGCTAGAGCTTATGTGGGGTAAAGTCAGACTTTCCTCTCTTTGGGTCATTAATTTTAATCCTCTGTCCTTGTTTTTGTACTGACCCAAAGCATATGTATTTGCAGATACATATGGGCACATGGCTAAGGGTTACTTCCTGGAGCACAAGTGACTGAAAGCCTACTGTTTCCCCAGGAATCCCACTCCAGGCTGGGTTTGGGCAGCTCATGGAAACCGCAACCTAGGTGTTCCCTGCCCAACTGGAGGCAGTTGCACAGAAGTATCTCCTCTCCTCAAGTGGTGACTTTGTGTCTGTTGTGTTCTGGCAGCGTAGGGGACTCTATTATTACATGTTTATGGGATCCTTTCACGGTGCATCGGAGGGTTTCATAAAGGTGTACTCACCCATGCGCCCTGCACTCCAGCCACATTCACTCTCCTCCTTCCTCAAGCCCCTCCTGCTATTCCTCCTACATCACCCAGACAGTGTCTCTTCTACTTTCATGCCAGGTGGCCATGTGCAACCTCCAGAGTCTGCCTCTAACCACCTCCCCTCAACCCCTGCAAACCTTCCCCTCAACTGGGTATTGCCCACCTGTTCCCAGACTCCCCTCTGAGTTCAGGTTATATCATTTTATGGGCCTACTTGTAATCCAGGATCcccagaggagagaaaacaggtgGCAGTAAGCCTCTTTGATGCTGGCCTACTTCACCTAACACCACATTCCCCACTTAGATTCATTTTCTGGTAAAGGGAACTTTTTGCTTTGTATACCTGCATATAACCACACTGAAACTACTTCCATGGGGAAGGCTAACCCTTTAAGACATCACCTGGCCTCTTGCACTTCTGATCCTGAGGAATGGCTGCCCATCTCACTGGTACCAACTGCTGGATTGTCTGCTGCATcaagagggaaggaaaaaccTTTGCAAATGAAGCATGCTGTTCTTATCATCCTGCATGGGAAACAACTCCACTCTAGAGTTGGTTGAGCCCATGTCCAACACAAAGGTTTGGAAGCAGTCTTCCAGGAACTCATGCTCCTCCTCCACCCCACGCCCCACAGGTGAAACTCAGCTTGGCCCCAGTCTAGGGACAGcagatacatgtatgtgtacaagtCTTACAAGAAAATTCCCTGTGGCCCCTGGGCTTCTTCAGAGGCCATGCTGGCCAGGACCAATGTCTCTGTGggccttgtatgtatgtatgtatgtatgtatgtatgtatgtatgtatgtatctatctatctatctatctatctatctatctatctatctatctctgccaTGGGCTGGGAATGTCAGGTGGGGACCGAAACCCAGAGCATGACTGAGAATCAGAGGTCTGAGTCTGAATCCCCCTGCCCTCCATGTACACCCCTCCCCAGCCTGCCAAGCAGTAATGCCATGGAATGGCCTGATTAGTATCAGACTGCCCCCTACACTCCATGTGACAAGTAGTAGAGTGTCCCCACAGTTGGACCCAGCCCCATAAGCCCCATATCAGTTGTTTCCAGGTTTGACTGCACCTGGGTTCTTGGAGTCATCTGATGGGAGGGTCTTATCTACTCTCCGGCGCTTGGCACTTTTCTTCATGGCTTTCTGTTCCTTGCTTGACATGGCTGGAACCTTCCTGGGTCAGACAGGACTCCTGAAATGTCGGTATGCACAGACAGTAAAGACGCTGAATTTCATGACAGTAAATGAAAACAGGGACCAGGACTCCACAGGTTGTGGCCAAGTGTGCTGGCACTTGTGCTGGAGCAAAGAGGAGGCGGCAGGGTGACATCAATATCCCTCCAGGTCCAATCACAtcctgtcctgttttttttttttttttttttttttttatggctgaatGCAGAGCTCTCCACAACCCAGTTGCCCTCGATCTAGTTCTTCCTTCTGATTTCTTGTCACTAGGTTAGGACAAGCTTGGCTAGACCCCAAGCCAAGTGATCCAATGTTGGTGTCTAGTCACAAACACCAATCTACCAATGGCCAATGAGGTCACTGGAGCCATGCCCTAGCAAGCAATGGTTGAGCCCTGCTGCGTGGTCAGGTGAAATTCCTAACCACTCTCAGTCTAGATGCTTCGGAAGAAACTCAGGGACCCAACCCCCAGGAGAGACCCAAAGAATACACCAGAGGCAAGTGCAGAGATTCCCCAATACACTCACCCAAGATGACACGCAGCCTGTGGAGGGCATGCAGTCTCTGTGCTCACAGACAAGGACTATAGAAACCAGGGATGTGAAGCATGCAGGCAGGTTTGTCTCATCAACAGAAGAAACGTATATGTCTCTTTTctacccagaaggctgggagtggaTATTGTTAATAGCCCGGTGGTCTGTGTTAACCTATGGGGTAAAGTCACACCTGAATCCCCTTGTTTGTCTCAGACTCTCCCTCCCTAGACCTTCATCCTTAGTTTTGTTCTCAGTCAGTAGAACCCTTTCTTAGGGGAGATGTCAGAATGTATTTTATAGCCTGGTGACCTCAACACTATCTGCATGACTTAAACCACACCAGATCCTAGCAGTAGAATGTATGCTCATGGTAGAGGTCACCTATACTTTGCAAAAGGCTTTCCATGTAGGTGGGCCCAAATATTCATTCTCCACATGGAATTAAGATAACTGTTACGAAGGAACTTTTCTTTCCCAAAATTGCACTGTACTCAAATATGTCTAAGACTGCCTGGggtcagactctagaagtttgaGCAACAGGCTAGAAGGCaggttaaagcatttaacaaCAATCATGAAAAGTAGGCTTTGCAAAAATTGAAGTTACAAATTAAAATACCAAAATTTTAGTCCCTTCAAAATAACCAATCTCTTAAAAgccaaagtcttttaaaattcaaagtatcTCAACCGTGGGCTCcagtaaaaataatttcttacacCAAGAAGGAAAAATCAGTGCATAGTCAcaatcaaatcaaaaccaaactccaaacttccagtgtctgggatccactcacgaTCCTCTGGACATCTCTAAAGCACTTGGGTCACTTTCCAGCTCTGCCCTGTACAGCACGCACAGCATGTCTTCTAAGCTCTGGCTGACTGCACTCCactactgctgctgttcttggtggtcatcccatggtactgccatctccaaaatgctgggatctTCTCTGCTCCAACTGGACTGTATTTTCACCAGTAGCCTCTCAAAGTCTCTTTTCATGATTcaaagcctcaactcctttgcatgatcccttcactcctgggccttcaactgccactgaggctgcacctttaccaatggcctctcctgtccgctcacagtgccaagcctcagctgttctccatgatggactgtaatgcCCTTCGTGTAaccctttcatgccttcaaaaccaataccatctgggtgactcttacacatttcCAAGTCCAGCtgccagcatgaggtacaaccatGGCTGCCTCTGGagcacagcttctctgtgcttttagaaaacacttcccagaagattttacctcagtgatgctggtctcgtCCTAATCAATGCTAATTTCTTGGCaccagccaaccagcatcaactgtcccagtaatgtaaaggtttcacttcagtagttctggtatcttgttaaatacagctg contains:
- the LOC117693955 gene encoding uncharacterized protein LOC117693955; this encodes MQEPVEGLDGRTRVEEGKDSQRRPQAPNAQASSQNSATEGDHGNFPQSCPQDSGRLAAPGTPAAPGSSSPGSAVGSGVSTEEAAVIAQEQAPLLPGPRGDTASTTASRLLEFSVTVPFRTAVEADMARRSLVANAHRQQVMVQQEFTANDSILAVRWTTEDPVLFQISINTFLDQLSLVMRNIQRLEFVAVVKRGRGRSHES
- the LOC117695189 gene encoding X-linked lymphocyte-regulated protein 5C-like gives rise to the protein MSSKEQKAMKKSAKRRRVDKTLPSDDSKNPADNPAVGTSEMGSHSSGSEVQEAREPVQKRMQDFEGDVTRFLVEKRKQFEKDVNASFRSLNENLQGIWKAQQKSRQELKSLYCERFESLHQKWLDEVDSTRDQEEHLSVSGALSLERILCCVSFPSGRASCSRSGGKGQDMSSGRRQGGWLMW